Proteins encoded together in one Electrophorus electricus isolate fEleEle1 chromosome 9, fEleEle1.pri, whole genome shotgun sequence window:
- the camsap1b gene encoding calmodulin-regulated spectrin-associated protein 1-B isoform X3, with amino-acid sequence MDVDLGAGADSTLRKMEATVEPMEIIPLEMYDSARAKIAANLRWLFAKAYGIDHIPEDLRDPFYTDQYEQEHIKPPVIRLLLSCELYCRVCSLILKGDQVASLQSHQSVIQALSRKGIYVMEGDDTPVTEADLTCQPIKMSSHMPMIDALMMAYTVEMISIEKVVTCVKRFSTFSASKELPFDLEDAMIFWINKVNLKMREITEKEHKVKQHLLDSPSHQKPDFMLVLDHCMLEPVEYPLLVRYRREHASGRQLPHFSLLEDLMRDVCDGAALLTVVHYYCPDLMKLDDICLKEVTSIADSLYNIQLLKEFANEYLNKGFYLTLEDMLYAPLVLKHNVMVFIAELFWWFEVVKPEFVQPRDIQEFKDARAVTHSKSSRPCVPISNATKRSFLVTPGLADLTHPVTNNPEVCNSSKGSSSISPAHPLLPLRQRQQKAQQGDDVSACRNRSNSLTQESRTRGSMAWSDKRQRPLSQLNRYVLHCATDSDADLASGDSASLTCSISEDSLASTVTPKHQSHQSQGAPRRLNGHGLLGNVNMDEEEDMVTVIRAESSKTDVTLTDNGDVERQSASPGAKTNSCGKQEEAAADSRTASFYLEPLMPAVLKPAKEKSICLNKEEECGEGRQRGSARRVVAGDGPSSSAKRRPLHNLNRTFNASSSSEFERTSDPKSESVHPPPGQTETFRPLVTSSVEPPTELTPGFYLHSSSPEDKRPIQAWGILTDADTETVETIEEQDAELSKELHPQKRQFYKEDEESAKLQEDMNVKEHADKDEGSRCSSPGVSVQSQVSSVASGSVRMTSFAERKMLKFGSNQDIRSSTSSSQRTTPDGSESCPLPLTSWKMKRDQSPTQQGKDNANMLASELVQLHMQLEEKRRAIETQKKKMEVLCARQRLKLGKAAFLHIVKKGKSDTLPQPLKSDHLKGQKLNEETEKSTKDDSCLDAMRDGGKGTEETEKASLEWDSATALPPSALDGDEEIDLNECNHSIEMLNEAISSIQQQMMQLSLQQDLLMKQNLQSPSAATLSPNGDRGNLSEPKARSAVHFVEPSGSPVVRKPPKLSSARSRSKPSELKLSKEYNKGQKIPTPTPIESPTPRPSPGGRTPKADPETINQIEGQLKNTAFHLHDKANLRTVSREPSSASLGVTIDEGVPSTLRDSETTFDNGAGFVMVLTEDSSKSKANLIEVDLSDLATQSDDGSSSALDVTTDVVVDGEKKSGMGFFFKDEQKAEDEMAKKRAAFLLKQQKKAEEARLRKQHLEAESELKRDEARRKAEEDRVRKEEEKTRRELIKQEYLRKKQQEMFEEQEQPKPKPKPKPKPKTKKQRPKSVLKEEPSIETLPKCPPANENLVSARSGSNLSLASVATTEADSINSGGAGSQRGDSVESFSGLSRATERDWDNGSTASSITSTSMAEYTGPKLFKEPSAKSNKPIIHNAISHCCLAGKVNEPQKNSILEELEKCESNHFMILFRDGGCQFRALYSYFPDTEEIHKLTGTGPKSITKKMIDKLYKYSSDRKQFTVIPAKTVSVSVDALTIHNHLWQAKRPMVPKKTRK; translated from the exons AGCTCCCACATGCCCATGATTGATGCATTGATGATGGCCTACACTGTGGAGATGATCAGCATTGAGAAGGTAGTGACCTGTGTCAAGCGCTTCTCCACCTTCAGTGCATCCAAGGAGCTTCCTTTTGACTTGGAGGATGCAATGATCTTCTGGATTAACAAG GTAAACCTGAAAATGAGAGAGATCACCGAAAAGGAACACAAAGTAAAGCAGCATCTGCTAGACTCCCCTAGCCACCAGAAG CCTGACTTCATGCTTGTGCTGGACCATTGCATGTTGGAGCCTGTGGAGTATCCACTTTTG GTGCGCTACCGGCGAGAGCATGCCTCGGGCCGCCAACTGCCCCACTTCTCCCTGCTGGAGGACCTCATGAGGGACGTGTGCGATGGCGCTGCCCTGCTGACTGTGGTCCATTACTACTGCCCTGACCTCATGAAACTTGATG ATATTTGCTTGAAGGAGGTCACCTCGATAGCAGACAGCCTGTATAATATCCAGCTTCTGAAGGAGTTTGCCAACGAGTACCTTAATAAAGGCTTCTACTTAACACTAGAAGACATGCTGTATGCACCTCTTGTGCTCAAG CACAATGTCATGGTATTCATCGCTGAGCTCTTTTGGTGGTTTGAGGTTGTAAAACCTGAGTTTGTCCAGCCAAGGGATATCCAGGAATTCAAGGATG CAAGAGCTGTGACTCACTCCAAGAGTTCCCGACCCTGTGTGCCCATCTCTAATGCTACCAAGAGGAGCTTCCTGGTCACACCTGGCCTTGCTGATTTGACTCATCCTGTCACAAACAACCCAGAAGTGTGTAACAG CAGTAAGGGGAGTTCCAGCATTAGTCCTGCCCATCCACTCCTACCACTGAGACAGAGGCAACAGAAAGCTCAGCAGGGAGATGATGTATCAG CCTGTAGGAACCGTTCTAATTCTCTGACACAAGAAAGTCGTACTCGAGGGTCTATGGCTTGGTCAGACAAAAGACAGAg GCCACTGTCCCAGCTGAATCGCTATGTTCTCCACTGTGCCACGGACAGTGATGCAGACTTGGCCTCAGGCGACAGTGCTAGTTTGACATGCTCCATCAGTGAGGACAGCCTGGCCTCTACTGTCACACCCAAGCACCAGAGCCATCAAAGCCAGGGTGCTCCTCGGAGACTCAATGGCCATGGATTGCTGGGTAATGTTAACATGGATGAAGAAGAAGATATGGTAACTGTTATCAGAGCAGAGTCGTCTAAGACTGATGTTACACTGACAGACAATGGGGATGTGGAGCGTCAGTCTGCTTCCCCTGGTGCTAAAACAAACTCTTGTGGAAAGCAAGAAGAGGCAGCAGCTGATTCCAGAACTGCCAGTTTCTACTTGGAACCACTGATGCCTGCAGTTCTTAAACCAGCAAAAGAAAAGTCTATATGCTTGAATAAAGAAGAAGAGTGTGGAGAGGGGCGACAGCGTGGGTCAGCACGGAGGGTTGTTGCTGGAGATGGACCCAGCTCTTCAGCTAAACGAAGACCTCTACATAACCTTAACCGAACCTTCAATGCCAGTTCCAGTTCTGAGTTTGAAAGAACTTCTGATCCCAAATCTGAGTCTGTGCATCCACCTCCTGGGCAGACAGAAACTTTCAGACCTCTGGTCACAAGCAGTGTCGAGCCACCAACGGAATTGACTCCTGGGTTCTACCTGCATTCCTCGTCACCTGAGGACAAGAGGCCCATCCAAGCTTGGGGCATACTGACTGATGCAGATACAGAGACTGTGGAGACCATTGAAGAGCAGGATGCAGAACTTAGCAAGGAGCTGCATCCACAAAAACGACAGTTCTATAAAGAGGATGAAGAGTCTGCAAAACTTCAAGAGGACATGAATGTGAAGGAGCATGCAGACAAGGATGAAGGAAGCAGGTGCTCTAGCCCTGGTGTCAGTGTTCAGTCACAGGTCAGCAGCGTGGCCAGTGGAAGTGTCCGAATGACCAGCTTTGCTGAGCGGAAGATGCTGAAGTTTGGCAGCAACCAAGACATCCGCTCAAGCACCAGCAGCTCACAGAGGACCACGCCAGATGGCTCAGAGAGCTGCCCTCTTCCTCTCACCTCTTGGAAGATGAAGAGGGACCAAAGCCCCACTCAACAGGGCAAGGACAATGCTAACATGCTTGCTTCAGAGCTTGTGCAGCTGCACATGCAGCTTGAAGAGAAGCGACGCGCCATTGAGacccagaagaaaaaaatggaggTACTGTGTGCTAGACAAAGGCTCAAGCTTGGAAAAGCTGCCTTCCTGCACATagtgaagaaaggaaaaagtgaCACCCTTCCTCAGCCGCTGAAATCAGACCACTTGAAAGGCCAAAAGTTaaatgaggagacagagaagtcAACAAAAGATGACTCGTGTCTTGATGCCATGAGGGATGGGGGAAAAGGCActgaagagacagagaaggcgTCCCTTGAATGGGATAGTGCCACTGCCTTGCCCCCTAGTGCCTTAGATGGAGATGAGGAAATCGACCTCAATGAGTGTAACCACTCGATAGAAATGCTTAATGAGGCCATCAGCAGCATTCAGCAGCAGATGATGCAGCTGTCTCTCCAGCAGGACCTACTCATGAAGCAAAACCTTCAGTCCCCATCAGCTGCTACCCTATCTCCTAATGGTGACCGAGGGAATTTGTCCGAACCAAAGGCACGATCTGCTGTCCATTTCGTGGAGCCAAGTGGCAGCCCTGTAGTCAGGAAGCCTCCTAAACTGAGCTCAGCACGGTCTCGCTCTAAGCCTTCTGAGCTGAAGCTGTCCAAGGAATACAACAAAGGGCAGAAAATACCTACCCCCACTCCCATTGAAAGTCCTACTCCTAGACCCAGCCCAGGGGGCAGGACCCCCAAAGCAGATCCAGAGACAATCAACCAAATTGAGGGGCAGCTGAAGAACACTGCATTCCATCTTCATGACAAGGCCAACTTGCGTACAGTCTCAAGAGAGCCAAGCTCTGCAAGCCTAGGAGTGACTATTGATGAAGGTGTTCCTAGTACTCTAAGGGACTCTGAAACAACATTTGATAATGGTGCTGGTTTTGTGATGGTCTTAACTGAAGATAGCTCAAAGAGCAAGGCGAATCTAATTGAAGTGGACTTATCAGACTTGGCAACCCAGTCAGATGATGGCAGTTCTAGTGCGTTAGATGTTACCACAGATGTCGTCGTtgatggagaaaagaaaagtggCATGGGCTTCTTTTTCAAG GACGAGCAGAAAGCGGAAGACGAAATGGCCAAAAAGCGGGCAGCATTCCTCCTGAAACAACAGAAGAAAGCAGAAGAGGCACGACTTCGCAAGCAGCACCTAGAGGCAGAGAGTGAGCTTAAAAGAGATGAAGCTAG gcGGAAAGCGGAAGAAGACAGGGttagaaaagaggaagagaagaccAGGCGGGAGTTGATAAAGCAAGAATACCTGcgaaaaaaacagcaagaaatgtttgaggagcaggagcagcccaagcctaaacccaaacccaaacccaaacccaagaCCAAGAAGCAGAGGCCAAAGTCTGTGCTAAAAGAAGAGCCTTCCATTGAAACACTCCCAAAATGCCCCCCTGCCA ATGAGAATCTTGTTAGTGCTCGGTCTGGCTCTAATCTCTCGCTGGCTTCTGTGGCCACTACTGAGGCAGACAGCATCAACTCTGGAGGTGCAGGATCTCAACG AGGGGATTCAGTGGAGTCATTTTCGGGCCTCAGTAGGGCTACAGAGCGGGACTGGGACAACGGCTCCACTGCGTCTTCCATCACATCAACATCCATGGCAGAATACACAG GGCCTAAACTTTTCAAGGAGCCAAGTGCAAAATCTAATAAGCCAATTATCCACAATGCCATCTCTCACTGCTGTTTGGCAGGGAAAGTAAATGAACCACAGAAGAACTCCATTCTTGAG GAGCTTGAGAAATGTGAGTCGAACCACTTTATGATCCTCTTTCGTGATGGTGGTTGTCAGTTCCGGGCCCTTTACTCCTACTTCCCTGACACAGAGGAGATCCACAAGCTCACTGGCACGGGGCCCAAAAGCATCACCAAGAAGATGATAGACAAACTCTATAAGTACAGCTCAGACCGCAAACAGTTCACAGTTATACCTGCCAAGACTGTGTCTGTCAGCGTGGATGCCCTCACCATCCACAATCACCTCTGGCAGGCCAAGAGGCCCATGGTGCCAAAGAAGACCCGGAAGTGA
- the camsap1b gene encoding calmodulin-regulated spectrin-associated protein 1-B isoform X8 — translation MDVDLGAGADSTLRKMEATVEPMEIIPLEMYDSARAKIAANLRWLFAKAYGIDHIPEDLRDPFYTDQYEQEHIKPPVIRLLLSCELYCRVCSLILKGDQVASLQSHQSVIQALSRKGIYVMEGDDTPVTEADLTCQPIKMSSHMPMIDALMMAYTVEMISIEKVVTCVKRFSTFSASKELPFDLEDAMIFWINKVNLKMREITEKEHKVKQHLLDSPSHQKSPSKWYWKLVPVRYRREHASGRQLPHFSLLEDLMRDVCDGAALLTVVHYYCPDLMKLDDICLKEVTSIADSLYNIQLLKEFANEYLNKGFYLTLEDMLYAPLVLKHNVMVFIAELFWWFEVVKPEFVQPRDIQEFKDARAVTHSKSSRPCVPISNATKRSFLVTPGLADLTHPVTNNPEVCNRYFLHPEESDPLSKGSSSISPAHPLLPLRQRQQKAQQGDDVSACRNRSNSLTQESRTRGSMAWSDKRQRPLSQLNRYVLHCATDSDADLASGDSASLTCSISEDSLASTVTPKHQSHQSQGAPRRLNGHGLLGNVNMDEEEDMVTVIRAESSKTDVTLTDNGDVERQSASPGAKTNSCGKQEEAAADSRTASFYLEPLMPAVLKPAKEKSICLNKEEECGEGRQRGSARRVVAGDGPSSSAKRRPLHNLNRTFNASSSSEFERTSDPKSESVHPPPGQTETFRPLVTSSVEPPTELTPGFYLHSSSPEDKRPIQAWGILTDADTETVETIEEQDAELSKELHPQKRQFYKEDEESAKLQEDMNVKEHADKDEGSRCSSPGVSVQSQVSSVASGSVRMTSFAERKMLKFGSNQDIRSSTSSSQRTTPDGSESCPLPLTSWKMKRDQSPTQQGKDNANMLASELVQLHMQLEEKRRAIETQKKKMEVLCARQRLKLGKAAFLHIVKKGKSDTLPQPLKSDHLKGQKLNEETEKSTKDDSCLDAMRDGGKGTEETEKASLEWDSATALPPSALDGDEEIDLNECNHSIEMLNEAISSIQQQMMQLSLQQDLLMKQNLQSPSAATLSPNGDRGNLSEPKARSAVHFVEPSGSPVVRKPPKLSSARSRSKPSELKLSKEYNKGQKIPTPTPIESPTPRPSPGGRTPKADPETINQIEGQLKNTAFHLHDKANLRTVSREPSSASLGVTIDEGVPSTLRDSETTFDNGAGFVMVLTEDSSKSKANLIEVDLSDLATQSDDGSSSALDVTTDVVVDGEKKSGMGFFFKDEQKAEDEMAKKRAAFLLKQQKKAEEARLRKQHLEAESELKRDEARRKAEEDRVRKEEEKTRRELIKQEYLRKKQQEMFEEQEQPKPKPKPKPKPKTKKQRPKSVLKEEPSIETLPKCPPANENLVSARSGSNLSLASVATTEADSINSGGAGSQRGDSVESFSGLSRATERDWDNGSTASSITSTSMAEYTGPKLFKEPSAKSNKPIIHNAISHCCLAGKVNEPQKNSILEELEKCESNHFMILFRDGGCQFRALYSYFPDTEEIHKLTGTGPKSITKKMIDKLYKYSSDRKQFTVIPAKTVSVSVDALTIHNHLWQAKRPMVPKKTRK, via the exons AGCTCCCACATGCCCATGATTGATGCATTGATGATGGCCTACACTGTGGAGATGATCAGCATTGAGAAGGTAGTGACCTGTGTCAAGCGCTTCTCCACCTTCAGTGCATCCAAGGAGCTTCCTTTTGACTTGGAGGATGCAATGATCTTCTGGATTAACAAG GTAAACCTGAAAATGAGAGAGATCACCGAAAAGGAACACAAAGTAAAGCAGCATCTGCTAGACTCCCCTAGCCACCAGAAG TCTCCCTCAAAGTGGTATTGGAAGCTAGTACCT GTGCGCTACCGGCGAGAGCATGCCTCGGGCCGCCAACTGCCCCACTTCTCCCTGCTGGAGGACCTCATGAGGGACGTGTGCGATGGCGCTGCCCTGCTGACTGTGGTCCATTACTACTGCCCTGACCTCATGAAACTTGATG ATATTTGCTTGAAGGAGGTCACCTCGATAGCAGACAGCCTGTATAATATCCAGCTTCTGAAGGAGTTTGCCAACGAGTACCTTAATAAAGGCTTCTACTTAACACTAGAAGACATGCTGTATGCACCTCTTGTGCTCAAG CACAATGTCATGGTATTCATCGCTGAGCTCTTTTGGTGGTTTGAGGTTGTAAAACCTGAGTTTGTCCAGCCAAGGGATATCCAGGAATTCAAGGATG CAAGAGCTGTGACTCACTCCAAGAGTTCCCGACCCTGTGTGCCCATCTCTAATGCTACCAAGAGGAGCTTCCTGGTCACACCTGGCCTTGCTGATTTGACTCATCCTGTCACAAACAACCCAGAAGTGTGTAACAGGTACTTCCTGCATCCTGAAGAGTCTGATCCTCT CAGTAAGGGGAGTTCCAGCATTAGTCCTGCCCATCCACTCCTACCACTGAGACAGAGGCAACAGAAAGCTCAGCAGGGAGATGATGTATCAG CCTGTAGGAACCGTTCTAATTCTCTGACACAAGAAAGTCGTACTCGAGGGTCTATGGCTTGGTCAGACAAAAGACAGAg GCCACTGTCCCAGCTGAATCGCTATGTTCTCCACTGTGCCACGGACAGTGATGCAGACTTGGCCTCAGGCGACAGTGCTAGTTTGACATGCTCCATCAGTGAGGACAGCCTGGCCTCTACTGTCACACCCAAGCACCAGAGCCATCAAAGCCAGGGTGCTCCTCGGAGACTCAATGGCCATGGATTGCTGGGTAATGTTAACATGGATGAAGAAGAAGATATGGTAACTGTTATCAGAGCAGAGTCGTCTAAGACTGATGTTACACTGACAGACAATGGGGATGTGGAGCGTCAGTCTGCTTCCCCTGGTGCTAAAACAAACTCTTGTGGAAAGCAAGAAGAGGCAGCAGCTGATTCCAGAACTGCCAGTTTCTACTTGGAACCACTGATGCCTGCAGTTCTTAAACCAGCAAAAGAAAAGTCTATATGCTTGAATAAAGAAGAAGAGTGTGGAGAGGGGCGACAGCGTGGGTCAGCACGGAGGGTTGTTGCTGGAGATGGACCCAGCTCTTCAGCTAAACGAAGACCTCTACATAACCTTAACCGAACCTTCAATGCCAGTTCCAGTTCTGAGTTTGAAAGAACTTCTGATCCCAAATCTGAGTCTGTGCATCCACCTCCTGGGCAGACAGAAACTTTCAGACCTCTGGTCACAAGCAGTGTCGAGCCACCAACGGAATTGACTCCTGGGTTCTACCTGCATTCCTCGTCACCTGAGGACAAGAGGCCCATCCAAGCTTGGGGCATACTGACTGATGCAGATACAGAGACTGTGGAGACCATTGAAGAGCAGGATGCAGAACTTAGCAAGGAGCTGCATCCACAAAAACGACAGTTCTATAAAGAGGATGAAGAGTCTGCAAAACTTCAAGAGGACATGAATGTGAAGGAGCATGCAGACAAGGATGAAGGAAGCAGGTGCTCTAGCCCTGGTGTCAGTGTTCAGTCACAGGTCAGCAGCGTGGCCAGTGGAAGTGTCCGAATGACCAGCTTTGCTGAGCGGAAGATGCTGAAGTTTGGCAGCAACCAAGACATCCGCTCAAGCACCAGCAGCTCACAGAGGACCACGCCAGATGGCTCAGAGAGCTGCCCTCTTCCTCTCACCTCTTGGAAGATGAAGAGGGACCAAAGCCCCACTCAACAGGGCAAGGACAATGCTAACATGCTTGCTTCAGAGCTTGTGCAGCTGCACATGCAGCTTGAAGAGAAGCGACGCGCCATTGAGacccagaagaaaaaaatggaggTACTGTGTGCTAGACAAAGGCTCAAGCTTGGAAAAGCTGCCTTCCTGCACATagtgaagaaaggaaaaagtgaCACCCTTCCTCAGCCGCTGAAATCAGACCACTTGAAAGGCCAAAAGTTaaatgaggagacagagaagtcAACAAAAGATGACTCGTGTCTTGATGCCATGAGGGATGGGGGAAAAGGCActgaagagacagagaaggcgTCCCTTGAATGGGATAGTGCCACTGCCTTGCCCCCTAGTGCCTTAGATGGAGATGAGGAAATCGACCTCAATGAGTGTAACCACTCGATAGAAATGCTTAATGAGGCCATCAGCAGCATTCAGCAGCAGATGATGCAGCTGTCTCTCCAGCAGGACCTACTCATGAAGCAAAACCTTCAGTCCCCATCAGCTGCTACCCTATCTCCTAATGGTGACCGAGGGAATTTGTCCGAACCAAAGGCACGATCTGCTGTCCATTTCGTGGAGCCAAGTGGCAGCCCTGTAGTCAGGAAGCCTCCTAAACTGAGCTCAGCACGGTCTCGCTCTAAGCCTTCTGAGCTGAAGCTGTCCAAGGAATACAACAAAGGGCAGAAAATACCTACCCCCACTCCCATTGAAAGTCCTACTCCTAGACCCAGCCCAGGGGGCAGGACCCCCAAAGCAGATCCAGAGACAATCAACCAAATTGAGGGGCAGCTGAAGAACACTGCATTCCATCTTCATGACAAGGCCAACTTGCGTACAGTCTCAAGAGAGCCAAGCTCTGCAAGCCTAGGAGTGACTATTGATGAAGGTGTTCCTAGTACTCTAAGGGACTCTGAAACAACATTTGATAATGGTGCTGGTTTTGTGATGGTCTTAACTGAAGATAGCTCAAAGAGCAAGGCGAATCTAATTGAAGTGGACTTATCAGACTTGGCAACCCAGTCAGATGATGGCAGTTCTAGTGCGTTAGATGTTACCACAGATGTCGTCGTtgatggagaaaagaaaagtggCATGGGCTTCTTTTTCAAG GACGAGCAGAAAGCGGAAGACGAAATGGCCAAAAAGCGGGCAGCATTCCTCCTGAAACAACAGAAGAAAGCAGAAGAGGCACGACTTCGCAAGCAGCACCTAGAGGCAGAGAGTGAGCTTAAAAGAGATGAAGCTAG gcGGAAAGCGGAAGAAGACAGGGttagaaaagaggaagagaagaccAGGCGGGAGTTGATAAAGCAAGAATACCTGcgaaaaaaacagcaagaaatgtttgaggagcaggagcagcccaagcctaaacccaaacccaaacccaaacccaagaCCAAGAAGCAGAGGCCAAAGTCTGTGCTAAAAGAAGAGCCTTCCATTGAAACACTCCCAAAATGCCCCCCTGCCA ATGAGAATCTTGTTAGTGCTCGGTCTGGCTCTAATCTCTCGCTGGCTTCTGTGGCCACTACTGAGGCAGACAGCATCAACTCTGGAGGTGCAGGATCTCAACG AGGGGATTCAGTGGAGTCATTTTCGGGCCTCAGTAGGGCTACAGAGCGGGACTGGGACAACGGCTCCACTGCGTCTTCCATCACATCAACATCCATGGCAGAATACACAG GGCCTAAACTTTTCAAGGAGCCAAGTGCAAAATCTAATAAGCCAATTATCCACAATGCCATCTCTCACTGCTGTTTGGCAGGGAAAGTAAATGAACCACAGAAGAACTCCATTCTTGAG GAGCTTGAGAAATGTGAGTCGAACCACTTTATGATCCTCTTTCGTGATGGTGGTTGTCAGTTCCGGGCCCTTTACTCCTACTTCCCTGACACAGAGGAGATCCACAAGCTCACTGGCACGGGGCCCAAAAGCATCACCAAGAAGATGATAGACAAACTCTATAAGTACAGCTCAGACCGCAAACAGTTCACAGTTATACCTGCCAAGACTGTGTCTGTCAGCGTGGATGCCCTCACCATCCACAATCACCTCTGGCAGGCCAAGAGGCCCATGGTGCCAAAGAAGACCCGGAAGTGA